In Allomuricauda ruestringensis DSM 13258, the following proteins share a genomic window:
- a CDS encoding metallophosphoesterase, which translates to MNMKKHYFLVFLLVLASACATYETKYAEPFSAHSSLVEKEVEHTFFLIGDAGKSPMGELNPTLKKFKKVLDDADRNSTAIFLGDNIYPAGFVDKDDDLVGHERSKHYLDAQLATLESFKGNTIFIPGNHDWYSDGLEGLKREEKYVEDVLDNKNAFQPENGCPIEKIEINDKVMVIAIDTEWYLVDWDKHPTINDECEIKDRGRFFEELESLIKKNRDKTVVIAMHHPMFSYGTHGGQFSFEQGMYPSGGKVPMPILGTAINLLRKTSGATIEDLSNKKYNELKNRIVTLSQYSDKIIFASGHEHTLQYIEEYGKPQIVSGSGAKTGATRLLNGSKFSTGKNGYAILKVYKDGSSQVKFYGADANTNEMLFQTEVLPPDRSTKRVVLSDNFPAYKMASVYAPEEIKKSGFHKWLWGDRYRKYYGTKVKAPTVRLDTLLGGLTVVRKGGGNQSNSLRLADKDGREYVMRGLRKSAERYLQAMAFQDQYIIGKFSDTYTEKLLLDLYTGAHPYAPFTIGKLSDALGMYHTNPKLYYVPKQSVLGDFNKEFGDMLYMIEEHVSDDHDNLKSFGYTKKIESTYDLMDKLREDEEYSIDQKEYVKARLFDILVGDWDRHVDQWRWAEFETEEGNKVYKPIPRDRDQVFSRWGDGLIMNFGSRAVPALRIFEGFHEKIRSVKGFTSSPRTFALDMALLSETDLDVWIDQAKFIQQNLDGNIIDDAFLAFPEEVRDETLTEIKNILLARKKTLVQTAKDYYAVLNKYSVVTGTDKDDYFNIVSLPNGDVEVRAYRIKGGEMTDLFFNKVYDSDYTKEIWIYGLDDDDVFDADTETSKIKVRIAGGQNNDEYKISENSKKLFVYDFKSKKNTFDGAYGGNINLINDYDTNTYEFLNVKGSNNQVLPTIGYNPDDGVRIGLTDTYTFNGFRKNPFTQQHTFNAAYYFATDGFDIGYRGEFAHVFNKVNLEVHARFTSPNFTRNFFGIGNETVNNDGDEPLGLDYNRVRIQTLKFAPSLVWRGFLGSKVRLGIAYENIEIEETENRFINEFYIENGEENHLSFFGVDAVYSYSNTDNEAFPTLGMGFSLEGGFKTNLDDSSRLFGYIIPSFSMDNKLTADGRLVLATKFKGHFTIGDGYEFYQAASIGGNNGLRGFRFQRFTGKTAYFQNTDVRYSFRSVKTGLLPVTPGVYGGFDYGRVWFPGEDSDKWHNSYGGGFFLNGADIVSANLGLFNSTDGLRFAFGLGFGF; encoded by the coding sequence ATGAATATGAAGAAACATTACTTTCTTGTCTTCTTGTTGGTCCTGGCCTCTGCCTGCGCAACCTACGAGACCAAATACGCCGAACCTTTTTCTGCTCACAGCTCCTTGGTTGAAAAAGAGGTAGAACATACATTTTTTTTGATCGGGGATGCGGGTAAATCCCCAATGGGTGAATTGAACCCTACCTTAAAAAAGTTTAAAAAAGTTCTTGATGACGCCGATAGAAACAGCACGGCCATTTTTTTGGGAGATAACATATATCCCGCCGGATTTGTGGACAAGGACGATGACCTTGTAGGCCACGAACGCTCCAAACACTATTTGGATGCACAGTTGGCCACTTTGGAATCCTTTAAAGGAAATACCATTTTTATTCCCGGGAACCACGACTGGTACAGCGATGGGTTGGAGGGGCTCAAACGGGAAGAGAAATATGTTGAAGATGTGCTGGACAACAAGAACGCTTTTCAACCGGAGAATGGTTGCCCCATTGAAAAAATAGAAATCAATGATAAGGTTATGGTCATTGCCATTGATACGGAATGGTACCTTGTCGATTGGGACAAGCACCCGACCATCAACGATGAATGTGAAATAAAGGACAGGGGCCGTTTTTTTGAAGAACTGGAAAGCTTGATCAAAAAGAACAGGGATAAAACAGTGGTCATAGCAATGCATCACCCTATGTTTTCCTATGGCACCCATGGCGGCCAATTTTCATTCGAGCAAGGCATGTATCCTAGCGGGGGCAAAGTACCCATGCCTATTTTGGGAACGGCAATCAACCTTTTGAGAAAAACTTCTGGCGCCACAATAGAGGATCTTTCCAATAAAAAGTACAATGAGTTAAAAAATAGGATTGTAACCCTTTCGCAATATTCGGACAAGATTATTTTTGCTTCTGGGCACGAGCACACACTACAGTATATTGAGGAGTACGGAAAACCACAGATTGTGAGTGGTTCTGGGGCAAAAACAGGTGCAACCCGATTGTTGAACGGCAGTAAATTTTCAACAGGAAAAAATGGATATGCCATATTGAAGGTGTATAAAGACGGTTCGTCTCAGGTGAAATTTTATGGGGCGGATGCCAATACCAACGAGATGCTGTTTCAAACGGAAGTGCTGCCACCCGATAGGTCAACCAAACGAGTAGTGTTATCCGACAATTTTCCAGCGTACAAAATGGCATCCGTTTATGCTCCCGAAGAGATTAAAAAAAGCGGTTTTCACAAATGGTTGTGGGGCGATCGGTACAGAAAATACTATGGAACCAAAGTAAAAGCTCCAACCGTACGTTTGGACACCCTTTTAGGAGGTTTGACCGTTGTAAGAAAGGGAGGGGGCAATCAATCCAATTCTTTGAGATTAGCTGATAAGGACGGCAGGGAGTATGTGATGCGGGGATTGCGAAAAAGTGCCGAAAGATACCTACAGGCCATGGCCTTCCAAGATCAGTACATTATTGGGAAGTTTTCGGATACGTATACGGAAAAACTATTGCTGGACCTATATACGGGAGCGCATCCGTACGCTCCTTTTACCATAGGTAAACTTTCTGATGCGCTGGGCATGTACCATACCAATCCTAAGCTGTATTATGTGCCCAAGCAATCCGTTTTGGGAGACTTTAACAAGGAGTTTGGGGATATGCTTTATATGATCGAGGAGCATGTTTCGGATGACCACGACAATTTGAAAAGCTTTGGTTACACAAAAAAAATTGAAAGTACGTATGACCTCATGGATAAATTGAGGGAAGATGAGGAGTATAGCATCGACCAGAAAGAATACGTAAAGGCCCGCTTGTTCGATATTCTCGTTGGGGACTGGGATAGGCATGTGGATCAATGGCGTTGGGCCGAATTTGAAACAGAAGAGGGCAATAAAGTATATAAACCAATTCCAAGAGATAGAGATCAGGTGTTTTCTCGCTGGGGAGACGGCCTTATCATGAATTTTGGTTCCAGAGCTGTGCCTGCACTGCGTATTTTCGAGGGATTTCACGAAAAAATAAGAAGCGTAAAAGGGTTTACATCATCACCTAGAACATTCGCTTTGGATATGGCGCTGTTGTCTGAAACGGATTTGGATGTGTGGATAGATCAAGCCAAGTTTATTCAACAAAACTTGGACGGCAACATTATTGACGATGCGTTTTTGGCCTTTCCCGAAGAGGTTAGGGATGAAACCTTGACCGAGATCAAGAATATTCTTCTGGCCAGAAAAAAAACACTTGTCCAAACGGCAAAGGACTATTATGCCGTATTAAACAAATATAGCGTGGTCACAGGGACCGATAAAGACGATTATTTCAATATTGTTTCCTTGCCCAATGGTGATGTTGAGGTGAGAGCTTATCGGATAAAAGGAGGGGAAATGACGGACCTTTTCTTCAATAAGGTTTATGATTCGGATTATACCAAGGAAATTTGGATCTATGGTTTGGATGATGATGATGTGTTCGATGCCGATACGGAAACATCAAAAATAAAGGTACGCATAGCTGGAGGGCAAAACAATGATGAGTACAAAATCTCGGAAAACTCCAAAAAATTGTTCGTTTACGACTTTAAGAGCAAAAAAAACACTTTTGATGGTGCTTATGGAGGGAACATAAATCTAATTAATGATTACGATACCAATACCTACGAATTTTTAAATGTAAAAGGCAGCAACAACCAAGTATTGCCCACTATTGGTTACAATCCCGACGATGGTGTCAGAATAGGATTGACCGATACTTATACCTTTAATGGATTCAGGAAAAACCCCTTTACACAACAACATACATTCAACGCGGCCTATTATTTTGCTACGGATGGATTTGATATAGGGTACAGAGGTGAGTTTGCCCATGTATTTAATAAGGTCAACCTTGAGGTCCATGCTCGGTTTACCAGTCCCAACTTTACCCGTAACTTTTTCGGAATTGGGAATGAAACGGTAAACAATGACGGCGATGAGCCTTTGGGGCTGGACTACAACAGGGTACGGATTCAGACCTTGAAGTTTGCACCTTCCTTGGTTTGGCGCGGATTTTTAGGATCTAAAGTTCGGTTGGGAATAGCTTATGAAAATATTGAAATTGAAGAGACGGAGAACAGGTTCATCAATGAATTTTATATTGAAAATGGGGAAGAAAACCACTTGAGTTTCTTTGGGGTAGATGCAGTGTATAGTTACTCCAATACTGACAACGAGGCGTTTCCCACTTTGGGAATGGGGTTTTCGTTGGAAGGTGGTTTTAAAACCAATCTGGATGATTCATCAAGATTGTTTGGATATATAATCCCTTCATTTTCTATGGACAACAAGTTAACTGCCGATGGGCGTTTGGTTTTGGCGACCAAGTTCAAAGGACATTTTACCATTGGGGATGGCTACGAGTTTTATCAAGCTGCCAGTATAGGGGGCAATAATGGTCTGCGTGGATTTCGCTTTCAACGATTTACGGGTAAAACGGCATATTTTCAAAACACGGACGTTCGATACAGTTTTAGAAGTGTAAAAACAGGGTTGTTACCTGTTACCCCCGGGGTTTATGGAGGTTTTGATTACGGCCGTGTATGGTTTCCAGGGGAGGATTCGGACAAATGGCATAATTCTTACGGAGGAGGATTTTTCTTGAATGGTGCCGATATAGTGTCTGCAAATCTTGGACTTTTCAACAGTACAGATGGTCTGCGTTTTGCCTTTGGTCTTGGATTTGGGTTTTAG
- a CDS encoding Pycsar system effector family protein — MSEIVEKTERFVSELLTEKLDSRFVYHNLRHTQRVVKSTKELLNYYKLEGVENERLLLAAWFHDVGHTKGWEHHEENSCEIARDFLSKNDYDPEGIEQVCSLIMVTKMCNEPTNLMEGIIRDADISHFAKKSYWETTDFLKEELRELGIADYSAKEWRDKNIKMFRTKHNFFTDYAKENWEEGKQQNLKKLLKEKKEEKKIAKKEALKAKYKSESPDRSVQTLYRVTLRNHLKLSDIADTKANILLSVNAIIISLVLANLLTKLDNPSNTYMIYPTFILIMFSVVSMVLSVLATRPNITSGKFTKEDVEKKRVNLLFFGNFHKMELEEYEWALQELVKDKDYVYSSLTKDLYYLGIVLNRKYKILRITYNIFMIGMIISVISFGIAFRFFGPDRLMF; from the coding sequence ATGTCGGAAATTGTCGAAAAAACTGAACGCTTTGTTTCTGAACTGCTAACGGAAAAATTGGATTCCAGGTTCGTCTACCACAACTTACGACATACCCAACGAGTGGTTAAAAGTACTAAAGAATTGCTCAATTATTACAAACTGGAGGGGGTTGAAAACGAAAGGTTATTGTTGGCTGCTTGGTTCCACGATGTTGGCCATACTAAAGGTTGGGAACATCACGAGGAAAATAGTTGTGAAATCGCCAGAGATTTTCTTAGTAAAAATGACTACGACCCCGAAGGCATTGAGCAAGTCTGCTCGTTAATCATGGTCACAAAAATGTGCAACGAGCCCACCAATCTTATGGAAGGTATTATCCGTGATGCCGATATATCCCATTTTGCAAAAAAAAGCTACTGGGAAACCACAGATTTTTTAAAAGAGGAACTCAGAGAACTGGGGATTGCTGATTATTCAGCTAAAGAATGGCGGGACAAGAACATTAAAATGTTCCGAACTAAACATAATTTTTTTACCGATTATGCCAAGGAGAATTGGGAGGAAGGAAAACAACAGAATCTAAAAAAGCTCCTAAAGGAGAAGAAGGAAGAGAAAAAAATTGCCAAAAAAGAAGCTTTAAAGGCAAAATACAAAAGTGAGAGCCCGGACAGAAGTGTACAGACTTTGTACAGGGTCACTTTAAGAAACCATCTTAAGCTCAGTGATATTGCCGATACAAAAGCGAATATATTATTGTCCGTAAACGCCATCATAATTTCGTTGGTGTTGGCCAACTTGCTCACCAAACTGGACAACCCATCCAACACGTATATGATCTATCCCACATTCATATTGATCATGTTCAGTGTTGTTTCCATGGTCCTATCCGTTTTGGCTACACGACCAAACATTACAAGTGGTAAGTTTACAAAAGAAGATGTGGAAAAAAAGAGGGTAAACCTCCTGTTTTTTGGCAACTTCCATAAAATGGAGCTTGAAGAATATGAATGGGCCTTGCAAGAGCTTGTCAAGGACAAAGATTACGTGTATTCCTCACTTACCAAAGACCTTTATTATTTGGGTATTGTCCTGAACAGAAAATACAAGATACTTCGGATTACCTACAATATTTTTATGATAGGTATGATTATCTCCGTAATTTCCTTTGGGATTGCCTTTCGGTTTTTTGGCCCTGATAGGCTTATGTTCTAA